The genomic interval TTTTTTACATCAAGTCAAGATAAAATAACGATTGGCTTAAAAACAACCAAACATTTTCCAAAAAATTTGTAATTATCAAGATTACATACCTTTATTATGAGATATTAAACTTTATTTTAGCCACTATTTTAAAAATTATCTGAATTATAAAAATCCTAAACATTAAATAAAAAATCTTTAATTATTATCATTTGATAATAAATTTATAAAAAAATACCTATAGAATCTACTCTATAGGTATCATAATAAACTATGTCTTAAGAATCTGCTTTTTCATTGTCATTTGTTGCAGAATCTGTGTTAATATTTAAAGTTTCGCGAATTAAATGTTCAATTTCTTGACAAATGAGAGGATTATCTCTTAGAAATTGCTTAGAATTTTCCCTACCTTGACCAATTTTATCATTATTATAAGAATACCAAGCACCACTTTTTCCAACAATGTCAAATTCAACACCTAAATCAAGTATTTCACCTTCTTTAGATATTCCCTCTCCATACATAATATCAATTGCAGCTGTCTTAAATGGTGGAGCTACTTTATTTTTAACAACTTTTATTCTTGCATGATTACCAACAATATCTGTTCCTAATTTTAATTGTTCTCCTCGACGTACTTCTAGACGAATCGTAGAATAAAACTTCAAGGCTCTACCACCTGGCGTTGTTTCAGGATTTCCAAACATAACGCCAACTTTCTCTCGAATCTGATTAATAAATATTATGATAGCTTTAGATTTACTAATAGCTCCTGCTAATTTTCGCATAGCTTGTGACATTAAGCGTGCTTGAAGCCCAACATGGGTATCCCCCATTTCACCTTCAATTTCCGCCTCTGGCACTAGTGCTGCCACTGAATCGACAACAATAATATCAATCGCATTACTTCTTACTAATGCTTCCGCTATTTCTAGTCCTTGTTCCCCTGTGTCAGGTTGAGATAATAATAAATTTTCAATATCAACACCTAATTTTCTTGCATAAGTTGGATCTAATGCATGTTCAGCATCAATAAATGCAGCGTTTCCACCGATTTTTTGTGCTTCAGCGATCGCATGTAATGCAAAAGTTGTTTTACCTGAACTTTCAGGACCATATATCTCAATGATTCTTCCACGTGGAAATCCACCAATACCTAATGCTGCATCTAAAGCAATTGAACCAGAAGAAATAGCTTCTATAGCGTTATTGGCATCAGCACCTAATTTCATGATAGCACCTTTTCCGAATTGCTTTTCAATTTGTTTTAATGCACTATCTAGCGCTGCTTGGCGATTATTATTTCCCATATATTTTTCCTCCTAAACTTAAGGTCATTTATTTATACGTTATATTCTTTATGTTTACATCTTCTATTTTACATTATTTTAGATACTAAAGCAATCATTTTTAAAACATTTGTTCGTTTTTTTGTTTATTTTGTTAGAAAAATGATTTTTTTATTTTTTTGTAAATAATCATAACCAGATATTAAAGTTAGGAGTGTTGCAATCGTCATTAATATATCAATTATTATATTTAAAACCCCATATTGTGTAAACATCATATATTGGTGAATTCCATCAGGTTTTAAATCAAATAAAAATAGAGCGATGATTAACACAATTTGAGAAACAGTTTTTAATTTTCCTAACGGACTAGCAGCGATAACTTTCCCTTCTGAAATTGCTAGTAAACGAATACCCGTCACCATAAATTCTCTTGAAATAATTAATATAGGAATAAACGCTGGCATGAGTCGTAGTTCAATCGCTATTAAAAGCGCTGCAGTAACAAGTAATTTATCTGCTAAGGGGTCCATAAACTTTCCAAAGGTCGTAACAAGATTTTCCTTTCTAGCGATTTGTCCATCTAATCTATCGGTATAGGCAGCAATCGCAAAAATAATAATCCCAATGATATTTGCTAAGGTAATCTCATGATTTAATACAGAAATAGTTTGATTTAAAACTGGGATATAAAATACAATAACAAATAAAGGAATCATAAAGATTCTAAATAAAGTTAATTTATTAGGCAAATTCATAAAAATCACTTCCTTAATTATTTTCATTTAAATTATAACACAAATACAGCATTTTCAACATGATAACTTTATTTTTTTCCCTATTATAAAAAATACCCTCCATTAGGAGAGTATTTAATGTTAAGAAAAAGCATATATAGTATTCATGTAAGCCATGTTCTGTACCTTTGTACTATAACGGATGCCTCCTCGTACTCCGGCGGTAATCATTTATCTACAGAAATCTGTCT from Mycoplasmatota bacterium carries:
- the recA gene encoding recombinase RecA, with the protein product MGNNNRQAALDSALKQIEKQFGKGAIMKLGADANNAIEAISSGSIALDAALGIGGFPRGRIIEIYGPESSGKTTFALHAIAEAQKIGGNAAFIDAEHALDPTYARKLGVDIENLLLSQPDTGEQGLEIAEALVRSNAIDIIVVDSVAALVPEAEIEGEMGDTHVGLQARLMSQAMRKLAGAISKSKAIIIFINQIREKVGVMFGNPETTPGGRALKFYSTIRLEVRRGEQLKLGTDIVGNHARIKVVKNKVAPPFKTAAIDIMYGEGISKEGEILDLGVEFDIVGKSGAWYSYNNDKIGQGRENSKQFLRDNPLICQEIEHLIRETLNINTDSATNDNEKADS
- the pgsA gene encoding CDP-diacylglycerol--glycerol-3-phosphate 3-phosphatidyltransferase, which gives rise to MNLPNKLTLFRIFMIPLFVIVFYIPVLNQTISVLNHEITLANIIGIIIFAIAAYTDRLDGQIARKENLVTTFGKFMDPLADKLLVTAALLIAIELRLMPAFIPILIISREFMVTGIRLLAISEGKVIAASPLGKLKTVSQIVLIIALFLFDLKPDGIHQYMMFTQYGVLNIIIDILMTIATLLTLISGYDYLQKNKKIIFLTK